The Vescimonas coprocola genome includes a window with the following:
- a CDS encoding relaxase/mobilization nuclease domain-containing protein: protein MAIVHFVNYKRGTQSHAAMRSVMLYIMQEKKTAWEDGPLISGINCQPQSVYDDFLNTKLLYHKDGGVMFYHMVQCFPKGAAVDPRQAHEAARRLAEYFDGCEVLVCTHVDREHIHSHFLINSVNFDTGRKLHIAKEQLQELRHRNDMVCREFSLPVFQPREQKQKTKTMTIGEYHTAARGQSKKLQLMNIINDCMRHAFTREKFIALMESEGYKVRWEKSRKNITYTTPSGWQCRDRLLFGDKYLKENMEYEFRIREEIIYGRAVGEEPSCTDSADHISADSTEHAATPGTGADTYFRSASHERRLGGICRATSTRWVTTPRDRPAI from the coding sequence GGAGGACGGGCCGCTCATCAGCGGCATCAACTGTCAGCCCCAAAGCGTCTATGACGACTTCCTGAATACCAAGCTGCTCTACCACAAGGACGGCGGCGTGATGTTCTACCACATGGTGCAGTGCTTTCCGAAGGGCGCGGCGGTCGATCCCCGGCAGGCCCACGAAGCCGCGCGGCGGCTGGCGGAATACTTCGACGGCTGCGAGGTGTTGGTCTGCACCCACGTAGACCGGGAGCACATCCATTCTCACTTTCTCATCAACTCGGTCAACTTTGATACCGGACGGAAACTGCATATCGCAAAGGAGCAGCTCCAGGAACTGCGGCATCGCAACGACATGGTCTGCAGGGAGTTTTCACTTCCTGTGTTTCAACCAAGGGAACAAAAGCAGAAAACAAAGACTATGACCATCGGTGAGTATCACACAGCAGCCCGTGGTCAGAGCAAAAAGCTGCAGCTCATGAATATCATCAACGATTGTATGCGCCATGCGTTCACCCGTGAGAAATTCATTGCGCTGATGGAGAGCGAGGGCTACAAGGTTCGCTGGGAAAAGTCCCGAAAGAACATCACCTATACCACGCCGAGCGGCTGGCAATGTCGTGACCGGCTGTTGTTCGGTGACAAATATCTAAAGGAGAACATGGAATATGAATTCAGGATCAGAGAAGAAATTATCTATGGACGAGCTGTTGGAGAAGAACCGTCCTGCACAGACAGCGCAGACCACATCAGCGCTGACAGTACAGAGCACGCCGCAACCCCTGGCACAGGAGCAGACACCTACTTCCGAAGTGCATCCCACGAAAGAAGACTGGGGGGGATCTGCAGAGCGACCTCTACACGCTGGGTTACCACGCCGAGAGACAGACCGGCTATCTGA